In Acetonema longum DSM 6540, the genomic stretch TATAACTTCTCATTATTTCTGAAATGCTTCGCATCTCAAGGGGGGCTTGCTCATGATTCATCCGACTATCGCGAAAAAAGACGTTACCTTACATATTATTAAGACCTTTGGCCTGGGTATGAGCAAAAAATTGGGACAGAATTTCCTGATTGACGAACAGGTGGTAAACAGTATTGTAACAGCGGCTCATTTGTCCTCCGCCGACACGGTGCTGGAAATCGGGCCGGGTATTGGCACTTTGACGCAAGGCTTGGCCGAAACCAGTGCACAAATTGTCAGCGTGGAATTGGATGTTAAGCTGATTCAGGTATTGGCTAAGACTTTGGAAGGGTATCAAAATGTGCGGGTGGTTCACGGCGATATTCTAAAGTTTGACATTTCCCGGGAAATTACGGCGGAACGATATAAGGTAGTGGCGAATCTGCCTTATTACATCACAACTCCTATCATTATGCACCTTTTGGAATCCCGTTTGCCGATTGAACTGTTAGTGACTATGGTGCAAAAGGAAGTGGCCGAACGGATGGTGGCTGCGCCCGGCGGCAAAGATTACGGCGCTTTGTCCGTGGCGGTGCAATATTATACTCAGCCGGAAATTCTGTTTAACGTGCCGCCGCAAAGCTTCATCCCCTCGCCGGCCGTGGAATCTGCAGTAATCCGCTGTACCGTGCGAAATGTGCCGCCGGTGGCATTACAGGAGGAAAAACTGTTTTTCCGGGTGGTAAAAGGAGCTTTTGCCCAGCGGCGCAAAACCCTTTCCAATGCCTTAAAGACCACCGGACTGGACAAGGCCGCCATTGGCTGGATGTTATCCCAGGCCGCCATAGATCCCCAGCGGCGGGGAGAGACTCTCTCTCTTCAGGAGTTTGCCGATATAGCTAATGCCTGGAGCACTTACAAGAATCGCTAAGAGTCTTTTGCACAGCTCATCTCTTGCTCGAAACTGAGACCGTTCAAAAGGTTCAGACGCTAGGTCGTGTTTTCAAAATCAACGAAGCCAAATCGAAGCACCAGCGATGTACAGCATAGACAAATACGAAGTTGCCAGTTTTTCATAACGAGTAGCGATCCTGCGGAAATGTTTGATTTTATTGATAAAGCACTTCACCAGATGCCGCTCTTTATA encodes the following:
- the rsmA gene encoding 16S rRNA (adenine(1518)-N(6)/adenine(1519)-N(6))-dimethyltransferase RsmA, with the protein product MIHPTIAKKDVTLHIIKTFGLGMSKKLGQNFLIDEQVVNSIVTAAHLSSADTVLEIGPGIGTLTQGLAETSAQIVSVELDVKLIQVLAKTLEGYQNVRVVHGDILKFDISREITAERYKVVANLPYYITTPIIMHLLESRLPIELLVTMVQKEVAERMVAAPGGKDYGALSVAVQYYTQPEILFNVPPQSFIPSPAVESAVIRCTVRNVPPVALQEEKLFFRVVKGAFAQRRKTLSNALKTTGLDKAAIGWMLSQAAIDPQRRGETLSLQEFADIANAWSTYKNR